The following are encoded in a window of Salinibacter grassmerensis genomic DNA:
- a CDS encoding glycosyltransferase family 2 protein has translation MEASTSEYSPSAPQAPDLSVVVPAYEEAKSLPELAEGVRAACEEAGLSFRLWIIDDGSRDETWEVVQELCEDAPQVAGLRFRRNYGKSAALAVGFDRAQGRYVATMDADLQDDPDEIPALIDVLEEGDYDLVSGWKKNRKDPLRKTLPSHFFNWVTRFSSGLPLHDFNCGLKVYRRQVVKSIDVYGELHRYIPLLAKWEGYDRIAEKEVQHHPRKYGTTKFGVERFIQGFLDLITVVFLTRYAVRPMHFFGSMGTVAFALGFLVSLWLSFEKLVLGDPIGDRPLLLFGVLLILFGSQMFTTGLLGEMIIRPRMKDPSTYEVAEATGLADETAEVLES, from the coding sequence GTGGAGGCTTCCACAAGCGAATATTCTCCCTCCGCCCCTCAGGCGCCCGACCTGTCGGTCGTGGTTCCGGCCTACGAGGAGGCGAAATCCCTCCCCGAACTGGCCGAGGGCGTGCGGGCGGCGTGTGAGGAGGCCGGGCTCTCGTTCCGGCTGTGGATCATCGACGATGGGTCGCGGGACGAGACGTGGGAAGTCGTGCAGGAGCTCTGCGAAGACGCCCCCCAAGTTGCGGGTCTCCGCTTCCGGCGCAACTACGGCAAGTCCGCGGCGCTGGCCGTGGGATTCGATCGGGCACAGGGGCGCTACGTCGCGACCATGGACGCGGACCTGCAGGACGACCCGGACGAAATTCCGGCCCTGATCGACGTGCTGGAGGAGGGGGACTACGACCTCGTCAGCGGGTGGAAGAAAAATCGCAAGGATCCGCTTCGCAAAACCCTGCCCAGCCACTTCTTTAACTGGGTCACGCGCTTCTCCTCCGGCCTGCCGCTGCACGACTTCAACTGCGGCCTGAAGGTCTACCGCCGCCAGGTCGTGAAGAGCATCGACGTCTACGGCGAGCTGCACCGCTACATTCCGCTCCTCGCCAAGTGGGAGGGCTACGACCGAATCGCCGAGAAAGAGGTGCAGCACCACCCCCGCAAGTACGGCACCACCAAGTTTGGGGTCGAACGCTTCATCCAGGGGTTTCTCGACCTCATCACGGTTGTCTTTCTCACCCGCTACGCCGTACGGCCCATGCACTTCTTCGGGTCGATGGGCACCGTGGCGTTTGCGCTCGGCTTTCTGGTAAGCCTGTGGCTGTCGTTCGAGAAGCTTGTGCTCGGGGACCCCATCGGGGACCGCCCCCTGCTGCTGTTTGGGGTGCTGCTCATCCTGTTCGGGTCGCAGATGTTCACCACGGGCCTGCTGGGCGAGATGATCATCCGGCCGCGGATGAAGGACCCGTCGACGTACGAGGTGGCGGAGGCGACGGGCCTCGCTGACGAGACCGCCGAGGTGCTGGAGAGTTGA
- a CDS encoding hydrogen peroxide-inducible genes activator, with protein sequence MTLAQLQYLVALDTHRHFGEAATACDVTQPTLSGQLQRLEEELGVQLIDRSHQPVVPTAAGEPIVEEAREVLAARDRLTTTATEVKDRVTGTLRLGMLPTLSPYLLPVLLPALETAFPDVSLVLREWPTTEILDALRTDALDAALIATDQAGPDLHDRVLFTEPFVGYVAPSHRLADRDALAPTALSIEDLWLLSEGHCFRDQVLQVCGRAPSAPQAATQFESGSLETLVRLVRNSGGMTLLPRLATHQMPEAERSRFVVPFADPAPTRNVRLVTRRRHKQRLVDAVVNTLYDALPDTVKHS encoded by the coding sequence ATGACGCTTGCGCAGCTTCAGTATCTCGTGGCCCTCGATACGCACCGCCACTTTGGCGAGGCGGCCACGGCGTGCGACGTCACCCAACCCACCCTCAGCGGGCAACTACAGCGGCTGGAGGAGGAGTTGGGGGTGCAGTTGATCGACCGAAGCCATCAGCCGGTGGTCCCCACGGCCGCCGGGGAGCCCATTGTAGAGGAAGCCCGGGAGGTGCTCGCCGCCCGGGATCGGCTCACGACCACCGCCACGGAGGTGAAGGACCGCGTCACAGGCACCCTCCGTCTCGGCATGCTCCCCACGCTGTCGCCCTACCTGCTTCCCGTTCTTCTGCCGGCCCTGGAGACGGCCTTCCCCGACGTCTCCCTCGTTCTCCGCGAGTGGCCCACGACCGAAATCCTCGACGCCCTCCGCACCGATGCGCTCGACGCCGCCCTGATTGCCACGGACCAGGCGGGCCCGGACCTGCACGACCGGGTGCTCTTCACAGAGCCCTTCGTCGGCTACGTCGCCCCCTCCCACCGCCTCGCCGACCGCGACGCACTGGCGCCCACGGCCCTCTCCATCGAAGACCTGTGGCTGCTGAGCGAGGGGCACTGCTTTCGCGACCAGGTGCTTCAGGTGTGCGGCCGCGCTCCGTCCGCCCCCCAGGCCGCTACCCAGTTCGAGAGCGGTTCCCTGGAGACACTGGTTCGTCTGGTCCGCAACAGCGGCGGGATGACGCTCCTGCCCCGGCTCGCCACGCATCAGATGCCCGAGGCAGAGCGGTCCAGGTTCGTCGTTCCCTTCGCCGACCCGGCGCCCACCCGCAACGTGCGGCTCGTCACCCGGCGCCGGCACAAGCAGCGCCTCGTGGACGCCGTCGTAAACACGCTCTACGACGCACTGCCGGATACCGTCAAGCACTCCTAG
- the katG gene encoding catalase/peroxidase HPI: protein MHNGSNGSVKQRDSTPETSREWWPTSLDVEILDQNAQDVGPWNGDFDYAEAFEQIDYEALKEDIEEVMTTSQDWWPADYGHYGPLFIRMSWHAAGTYRTTDGRGGSSGGRQRLAPLNSWPDNANLDKARRLLWPVKQKYGRKISWADLLVLAGNVAMESMGFETFGFGGGREDDFKPDASIDWGPEDEMETWGRFNEEDELDNPLGATVMGLIYVNPEGPESTPDPEWSAQRIRTSFGRMAMNDRETAALIAGGHTFGKVHGADSDEHLQAEPEAASIEQQGLGWKNEHGSGKGSDTITSGIEGPWTDAPTEWDMGYLDFLLDYEWEVHKGPGGAWQWRPKSDELKGVVPDAHDASETVDPMMLTTDVALKRDPDYREIIEDFRENPEGFEDAFARAWFKLLHRDMGPKERYLGPEVPEEDLIWQDPVPDADHDLIGDEEIAELKESILKTDLSVSRLVKTAWASASTYRDSDKRGGANGARIRLEPHRNWEANEPHQLAHALEVLKGIQKNFNDSRSDDVRVSLADLIVLGGSAAIEKAAADAGHDVEVPFTPGRTDATQEQTDVEAFEYLEPKADGFRNYIADDPWQDWTPEEFLVDKADLLNLTPAETTVLVGGMRALDATHEQVDGYGVFTDRPETLNNDYFVNLLDMDYDWEPVSEDKEHFEVRDRDTGEVKWKATRVDLIFGSNSRFRALSQVYGSSDAEEKFVDDFVDAWTKVMNLDRFDLE, encoded by the coding sequence ATGCACAACGGGTCCAACGGGTCGGTGAAGCAGCGTGACAGCACGCCGGAGACGAGCCGCGAGTGGTGGCCCACTAGCCTAGACGTTGAGATTCTCGACCAGAACGCACAGGACGTCGGGCCCTGGAACGGAGACTTTGACTACGCGGAGGCCTTCGAGCAGATCGATTACGAGGCCTTGAAGGAGGACATCGAAGAGGTAATGACGACCTCGCAGGACTGGTGGCCGGCCGACTACGGACACTATGGGCCGCTCTTCATTCGGATGTCGTGGCACGCCGCGGGCACGTACCGCACCACCGACGGGCGCGGGGGCTCGTCCGGCGGCCGACAGCGTCTGGCCCCCCTCAACAGCTGGCCCGACAACGCGAACCTCGACAAGGCGCGGCGGCTGCTCTGGCCCGTCAAGCAGAAGTACGGGCGCAAGATCTCCTGGGCGGACCTGCTGGTGCTGGCTGGCAACGTCGCCATGGAATCGATGGGCTTCGAGACGTTTGGCTTCGGCGGCGGTCGTGAGGACGACTTTAAGCCCGACGCATCCATCGACTGGGGGCCCGAAGACGAGATGGAGACCTGGGGGCGGTTCAACGAGGAGGACGAGCTCGACAATCCGCTCGGGGCAACCGTGATGGGCCTCATCTACGTGAATCCGGAGGGGCCGGAGAGCACCCCGGACCCGGAGTGGTCGGCCCAGCGGATCCGCACGTCCTTCGGCCGGATGGCGATGAACGACCGGGAGACGGCCGCCCTCATCGCCGGCGGGCACACGTTCGGGAAGGTCCACGGCGCCGACAGCGACGAGCACCTCCAGGCCGAGCCCGAGGCCGCTTCCATTGAGCAGCAGGGCCTCGGCTGGAAAAACGAGCACGGCTCCGGCAAGGGGAGCGACACCATCACCAGTGGCATTGAGGGTCCCTGGACCGACGCACCGACCGAGTGGGACATGGGCTACCTCGACTTTCTGCTCGACTACGAGTGGGAGGTCCACAAGGGCCCCGGCGGAGCGTGGCAGTGGCGCCCCAAGAGCGACGAGCTGAAGGGAGTTGTGCCGGACGCCCACGACGCGTCGGAGACGGTGGATCCCATGATGCTCACGACAGACGTTGCCCTGAAGCGGGACCCGGACTACCGGGAAATCATCGAGGACTTCCGCGAAAACCCGGAGGGGTTCGAGGACGCGTTCGCACGGGCCTGGTTCAAGTTGCTTCACCGCGACATGGGCCCGAAGGAGCGATACCTCGGTCCGGAAGTCCCCGAAGAGGACCTGATCTGGCAGGACCCCGTGCCCGATGCCGACCACGATCTGATTGGAGACGAAGAGATCGCCGAGCTGAAGGAGTCGATCCTGAAGACCGATCTGTCCGTCTCTCGCCTGGTCAAAACCGCCTGGGCCTCGGCGTCGACCTACCGGGACAGCGACAAGCGCGGAGGAGCGAACGGGGCCCGCATTCGCCTCGAGCCGCACCGGAACTGGGAGGCGAACGAGCCGCACCAGCTGGCCCACGCTCTGGAGGTCCTGAAGGGCATCCAGAAAAACTTCAACGACTCGCGGTCCGACGACGTGCGGGTATCGCTGGCCGACCTGATTGTCCTGGGCGGCAGCGCCGCCATCGAAAAGGCCGCGGCGGACGCGGGCCACGATGTGGAGGTGCCCTTTACCCCCGGTCGCACCGACGCCACGCAGGAGCAGACCGACGTGGAGGCGTTTGAATACCTTGAGCCGAAGGCGGACGGCTTCCGCAACTACATCGCCGACGACCCGTGGCAGGACTGGACCCCGGAAGAATTTCTGGTGGACAAGGCCGATCTGCTGAACCTGACGCCCGCCGAGACGACGGTCCTCGTCGGTGGGATGCGTGCGCTGGACGCCACCCACGAGCAGGTTGACGGGTACGGCGTCTTCACCGACCGTCCGGAGACGCTGAACAACGACTACTTCGTGAACCTGCTCGACATGGACTACGACTGGGAGCCGGTTTCGGAGGACAAGGAGCACTTCGAGGTCCGAGACCGGGACACCGGCGAGGTCAAGTGGAAGGCCACCCGCGTGGACCTGATCTTCGGGTCCAACTCCCGGTTCCGGGCGCTGTCGCAGGTCTACGGGTCCAGTGACGCGGAAGAAAAGTTCGTCGACGACTTTGTGGACGCCTGGACGAAGGTGATGAACCTCGACCGGTTCGATCTCGAGTAG
- a CDS encoding ankyrin repeat domain-containing protein: protein MSNSDSPKSHGPTSASGDDHDIDPGAVDAHDVARRGDTEAMEGLLEQGVDPDHTNEHGHSLLMIAAYSDQPEMVDLLIQHGADPNLSDPSGSTPLMGCCFKGFAEVAEVLIEAGADVNATGANDATALMYAATYGESALVDLLLERGANPTMTNEQGQTAAEQATGEGHDKIAERLRQAVEAV from the coding sequence ATGTCCAATTCTGATTCTCCCAAGTCCCACGGCCCGACCTCTGCCTCCGGCGACGATCACGACATCGATCCCGGGGCCGTTGACGCCCACGATGTTGCTCGCCGAGGCGACACCGAGGCCATGGAGGGGCTCCTGGAGCAGGGAGTGGATCCCGACCACACGAACGAGCACGGCCACAGCCTCCTCATGATTGCCGCCTACAGCGACCAGCCCGAGATGGTGGATCTGCTGATCCAGCACGGGGCCGATCCGAACCTGTCGGATCCCAGCGGCAGCACGCCCCTCATGGGCTGCTGCTTCAAGGGCTTTGCCGAGGTGGCCGAGGTTCTCATCGAGGCGGGCGCCGACGTAAACGCGACCGGCGCCAACGACGCGACGGCGCTCATGTACGCGGCCACGTACGGAGAGTCGGCGCTCGTGGACCTGTTGTTGGAGCGTGGGGCCAATCCCACGATGACAAACGAGCAGGGCCAGACGGCCGCCGAGCAGGCCACCGGGGAAGGGCATGACAAGATCGCCGAGCGGCTGCGGCAGGCCGTGGAGGCGGTGTGA
- a CDS encoding aldo/keto reductase has translation MKQRTLGTSNLTVSSVGLGCMGMSDFYGTPDENRAIKTLQRALDRGLTFFDSADIYGPFTNEKLLGRVLDAHRHRVTIATKFGIVRDEAGEMHGINGRPSYVKTACEDSLQRLGVDTLDLYYLHRVDPEVPIEHTVGAMGRLVEEGKVRHLGLSEAAADTLRRANEEHSITALQTEYSLWSRDPEDEILPTCRELGIGFVPYSPLGRGFLTGRFQSPEDLPEDDWRRHNPRFQGENFQKNLDLVAEVNRLADEKDVTPAQLALAWVLHQGDDIVPIPGTTDPDHLDENIAALDVSLSQDELDRIDEIAPQGVAAGDRYPDMSTVNG, from the coding sequence GTGAAGCAACGCACGCTCGGAACCAGCAATCTCACGGTCTCCTCGGTCGGCCTTGGCTGTATGGGCATGTCCGATTTCTACGGCACGCCCGACGAGAACCGGGCCATTAAGACGCTCCAGCGGGCCCTGGACCGCGGCCTCACCTTCTTCGATAGTGCTGACATATACGGCCCCTTCACCAACGAGAAGCTTCTGGGCCGCGTGCTGGACGCACACCGGCACCGGGTCACGATTGCCACTAAGTTCGGCATCGTGCGGGACGAGGCTGGAGAGATGCACGGTATTAACGGCCGCCCGAGCTACGTGAAGACGGCCTGCGAGGACTCCCTGCAGCGCCTCGGCGTCGACACCCTCGATCTGTACTACCTCCACCGGGTCGACCCGGAGGTGCCCATCGAGCACACGGTGGGGGCCATGGGCCGGCTCGTGGAAGAGGGAAAGGTGCGGCACCTGGGCCTGTCGGAGGCCGCCGCCGATACGCTCCGCCGCGCGAACGAGGAGCACTCCATCACGGCGCTCCAGACGGAGTATTCACTCTGGAGCCGCGACCCGGAGGACGAAATTCTGCCGACGTGTCGTGAGCTGGGCATCGGCTTTGTGCCGTACAGCCCACTCGGGCGTGGCTTCCTCACCGGCCGCTTCCAGTCGCCGGAGGACCTGCCGGAGGACGACTGGCGCCGCCACAACCCGCGCTTCCAGGGCGAGAACTTCCAGAAGAACCTGGACCTCGTGGCGGAGGTGAATCGGCTGGCCGACGAGAAGGACGTGACGCCCGCGCAGCTCGCCCTTGCCTGGGTACTGCACCAGGGCGACGACATCGTTCCGATCCCGGGCACGACCGATCCGGATCACCTCGACGAAAACATCGCGGCGCTCGACGTTTCTCTTTCCCAGGACGAGCTTGACCGCATCGATGAGATCGCGCCCCAGGGCGTGGCGGCGGGCGACCGCTACCCGGACATGAGCACCGTCAACGGGTAG
- a CDS encoding glycosyltransferase family 4 protein translates to MSQSGNETWRIGVVGPMHPYRGGIAHFTEMTVTGLAERGHDVRPVTFSRQYPELLFPGETQYEPDDDAPPSVRGAPRPLDSINPVSWFRTGFHLRDAAPDAVVFQYWMPFFAPAYGVVARGLRRHYGIPSFAVVHNALPHERHLGDALLSRFFLDACAGHVVMSDAVAADTRRLTGPGVQREQIAHPVYERFGEPVPNAEARTALDLPDDAPVCLFFGFVREYKGLHVLLEAMPDVLDEHPDLHLVVAGEPYDDPERYRRLIREHGLADRVHWHDEYIPSGDVPTYFGAADLVVQPYVSATQSGVAQIATHFERPMVVTDVGGLAESIPHEEAGFVVPPEAPPALATAITRFFREDWAGRLTEGVRERKRAQQPARLFEAIERLAAKHAG, encoded by the coding sequence ATGAGTCAATCGGGCAATGAAACGTGGCGGATCGGGGTGGTGGGCCCGATGCACCCGTACCGGGGCGGCATCGCGCACTTCACGGAGATGACGGTCACGGGGCTGGCTGAGCGTGGGCATGACGTGCGGCCGGTGACCTTCTCACGGCAGTACCCCGAACTCCTCTTCCCCGGCGAGACGCAGTACGAGCCGGACGACGACGCGCCCCCGTCCGTGCGGGGGGCCCCACGCCCGCTCGATTCCATCAACCCGGTCTCGTGGTTTCGGACGGGGTTTCACCTGCGGGATGCGGCCCCCGACGCCGTGGTCTTCCAGTACTGGATGCCGTTCTTCGCGCCCGCCTACGGCGTCGTGGCGCGGGGGCTTCGGCGGCACTACGGCATCCCGTCGTTTGCCGTTGTCCACAACGCCCTGCCCCACGAGCGGCACCTCGGCGACGCGCTCCTCAGCCGCTTCTTTCTGGATGCCTGCGCCGGGCATGTCGTGATGTCCGATGCGGTGGCCGCCGACACCCGTCGGCTGACCGGGCCCGGGGTGCAACGCGAGCAGATTGCCCACCCGGTCTACGAGCGCTTCGGGGAGCCCGTCCCGAACGCCGAGGCCCGTACGGCCCTCGACCTGCCGGACGACGCGCCGGTGTGCCTCTTCTTCGGCTTCGTGCGCGAGTACAAGGGCCTGCACGTCCTCCTGGAGGCGATGCCGGATGTGCTCGACGAGCACCCCGACCTGCACCTCGTCGTTGCGGGGGAGCCGTACGACGACCCGGAGCGCTACCGCCGCCTCATCCGCGAGCACGGCCTGGCCGATCGCGTCCACTGGCACGACGAGTACATCCCGTCCGGCGACGTGCCCACCTACTTCGGCGCCGCCGACCTCGTGGTGCAGCCCTACGTGTCGGCCACGCAGAGCGGGGTCGCCCAGATTGCCACCCATTTCGAGCGCCCCATGGTGGTGACCGACGTGGGTGGCCTCGCGGAGTCGATTCCGCACGAGGAGGCCGGGTTCGTCGTCCCGCCCGAGGCCCCGCCGGCCCTCGCCACCGCCATCACCCGCTTTTTTCGGGAGGACTGGGCCGGGCGGCTCACGGAAGGGGTGCGCGAGCGGAAGCGCGCCCAGCAGCCTGCGCGGCTGTTTGAGGCCATCGAACGGCTAGCGGCGAAGCACGCGGGCTGA